The following proteins are encoded in a genomic region of Limosilactobacillus reuteri subsp. reuteri:
- the yfmH gene encoding EF-P 5-aminopentanol modification-associated protein YfmH, which translates to MDREVYQNFNQSIYREQLSNGLKVQLLPMEGYHKTYAILTADFGSIDNHFIPYHQKKAITVPDGVAHFLEHKMFEKKDHDAFDLFGKLGADSNAFTSFTQTSYLFSTTSNLHENLDVLLDFVQDPYFTAETVKKEQGIIGQEIQMYEDDPSWRLYLGILGNLYPKDPMRIDIAGTVESISHITPEILMDSYRTFYQPTNMNLFLVGRLDPEETMAWIKQNQEQKIFAPAETPQRLFSLNDPTAHDVIPFRSLTMDIVRPKVMVGLRGTKQFDDGKERLHYKLAIDLLLDVLFDDTSDNYLRLYNNETLDDTFSYNFEMQRGFHFAYFSSDTDQMERFADEVIDILESADQQIEAARTRFEGIKKAELGRLIGLLDSPEAIANRYAGDLFAGASLMDEIATLETITIDDLYQVAKEFITPQGISVYQVVPQHQ; encoded by the coding sequence ATGGATAGAGAAGTTTATCAAAATTTTAACCAGTCCATTTACCGTGAACAATTATCAAATGGTTTGAAAGTCCAGCTCTTACCAATGGAAGGCTACCATAAGACATATGCTATTTTAACAGCAGATTTTGGTTCCATTGATAATCATTTTATACCGTACCATCAAAAGAAGGCGATTACTGTTCCAGACGGGGTTGCCCACTTCCTTGAACATAAAATGTTTGAGAAAAAAGATCATGATGCCTTTGACTTGTTCGGTAAACTAGGAGCTGATTCAAATGCCTTTACTAGTTTTACCCAAACAAGTTATCTTTTTTCGACGACCAGTAATCTCCATGAGAATTTAGATGTTCTATTGGATTTTGTTCAAGATCCATACTTTACTGCAGAAACGGTGAAGAAAGAGCAGGGAATTATTGGCCAAGAAATTCAAATGTATGAGGATGACCCGAGTTGGCGGCTTTACTTAGGTATTTTAGGTAATTTGTACCCCAAAGATCCAATGCGGATTGATATTGCGGGAACGGTTGAATCAATCAGTCATATTACACCAGAAATTCTGATGGATAGTTATCGGACTTTCTATCAACCAACCAATATGAACCTTTTCCTTGTAGGACGCTTAGATCCAGAAGAAACAATGGCATGGATCAAGCAAAATCAAGAACAAAAGATTTTCGCTCCCGCAGAGACACCCCAACGGTTATTTAGCCTGAACGATCCAACTGCGCATGATGTAATTCCATTCCGTTCATTAACGATGGATATTGTTCGTCCTAAAGTGATGGTAGGCTTACGAGGGACCAAGCAATTTGATGATGGTAAAGAACGGCTCCACTACAAATTAGCAATTGATCTTTTGTTAGATGTTTTGTTTGACGATACTTCAGATAACTATTTGCGTTTGTACAACAATGAAACATTGGATGACACGTTTAGCTACAACTTTGAAATGCAACGGGGCTTTCATTTTGCGTACTTTAGCTCTGATACTGATCAGATGGAACGCTTTGCAGATGAGGTTATTGATATTCTTGAAAGTGCTGATCAGCAAATTGAAGCGGCGCGGACAAGGTTTGAGGGAATTAAAAAGGCAGAACTAGGGCGGTTAATTGGCTTATTAGATTCGCCAGAAGCAATTGCTAATCGTTATGCTGGAGACCTCTTTGCTGGCGCTAGCTTGATGGATGAGATAGCGACCTTGGAAACTATTACGATTGATGATCTTTATCAAGTTGCAAAAGAGTTTATTACTCCGCAAGGTATTTCGGTATACCAAGTTGTTCCGCAACATCAATAA
- a CDS encoding helix-turn-helix domain-containing protein, with amino-acid sequence MSENENDQKRLEIGKILRKAREEKGYTLDDLQQMTKIQKRYLIAIEDENFDELPGDFYVRAFIKQYANTVGLDGNELLQKYDDQLPQTKTEEYSDHLAQAVETRANQRKTVSGSVDKVRNYMPTIIIACVIVLVLAAIWITAIARNHRDSSTRIDNSSVSVSGESRKKAATSAKKASTKQSKSTAIKLQEAPNRNDTSVTYTASQLTKDTTLQIEPSDRSWMQVRANNNDLLNKTLNNNEKTSVKISRDTTSLVITVGNARATKLKLGNQEIYFTNNGRYQNTRNVTINFGNAQTSSSSASQSANSSSQASSSSARPNNATQPSAANNNSRPQTSASQQNNQPTR; translated from the coding sequence ATGAGTGAGAACGAGAACGATCAAAAACGACTTGAAATCGGTAAAATTTTACGAAAAGCACGGGAAGAAAAGGGCTATACCCTTGATGACCTTCAACAAATGACTAAGATTCAAAAGCGGTATTTAATCGCGATTGAAGATGAAAATTTTGATGAACTTCCTGGTGACTTTTATGTTCGTGCGTTCATTAAGCAATATGCCAATACGGTAGGCTTAGATGGTAATGAATTATTGCAAAAATATGATGATCAATTACCACAGACTAAAACGGAAGAGTATTCCGATCATTTAGCTCAAGCGGTTGAAACTCGTGCGAACCAACGGAAGACGGTTAGCGGGAGCGTAGACAAGGTTCGTAACTACATGCCAACGATTATTATTGCTTGTGTGATTGTTTTAGTGTTGGCAGCGATTTGGATTACGGCCATTGCTCGCAACCATCGCGATTCCTCTACACGGATTGATAATAGTTCGGTATCTGTTTCTGGAGAGAGTCGTAAGAAAGCCGCTACCTCTGCTAAAAAAGCAAGTACAAAGCAGAGCAAATCGACAGCAATCAAGCTCCAAGAAGCACCTAATCGGAATGACACAAGCGTTACTTATACAGCAAGTCAACTTACTAAAGACACAACGCTACAAATTGAACCAAGTGATCGTTCATGGATGCAGGTAAGGGCAAATAATAATGACTTATTAAACAAAACTTTGAATAACAATGAAAAAACTAGTGTAAAAATAAGTCGTGATACAACTTCATTAGTAATTACGGTCGGCAATGCTCGAGCAACAAAGTTAAAGCTCGGTAATCAAGAAATCTACTTTACTAATAATGGCCGTTACCAAAACACGCGGAATGTAACGATTAACTTTGGTAATGCCCAAACAAGCAGCAGTTCAGCAAGTCAGTCAGCAAATAGTTCAAGTCAAGCTTCTTCATCCTCGGCTCGTCCTAATAATGCTACGCAACCATCTGCTGCTAATAATAACAGTCGTCCTCAGACAAGTGCTAGTCAGCAAAATAATCAACCAAC
- the yfmF gene encoding EF-P 5-aminopentanol modification-associated protein YfmF, which yields MDFNLARGVDLHIIPTKQFKMNHVLIDFATPQTPTNATARNLLANLLETSTHRYPTQTALARQLASLYGAYVNLYVNRLGTLHTVRLRASFVNNRFVDEDLFEKISGLINEIIFHPLIDDGEFDGPTFRIQSNNLKSAIKSLYDDKQFLANQRLMDLYYQNDSVMKVPSFGQIADLENLNAKSLVSTYHSMINEDKIDIFVLGDIDPMRAQQVIAKLPFEDRDIVNKSPLYHQALYDQVQRKTEYQQVNQAKLNLAYSLPVYYHDADYYAGLVFNGLFGGTPYSKLFTNVREKASLAYYASSRLLPFNGIVSVQTGIQASDQEKVQNMIQEQLIALQNGDFTTETLSEVQDSLINQYRAGHDLASNVLEQQLVTKLVNESDKNFITEIKKVTVADVMRVAKQMKLQAVYLLSGEK from the coding sequence GTGGATTTTAATCTTGCTCGTGGCGTGGACTTGCACATTATACCCACAAAACAATTTAAGATGAATCACGTCTTAATAGATTTTGCGACTCCGCAAACACCAACGAATGCTACTGCACGAAATTTATTGGCAAACCTATTAGAGACCAGCACGCATCGCTATCCAACACAGACGGCTTTGGCTCGTCAATTGGCATCTTTATATGGTGCCTATGTTAATTTATATGTTAACCGGCTGGGGACATTGCATACTGTCCGATTACGAGCGAGTTTTGTCAATAATCGCTTTGTTGATGAAGATTTATTTGAAAAGATTAGTGGCTTAATAAATGAGATCATTTTCCATCCGCTAATCGATGACGGGGAATTTGATGGTCCTACTTTTAGAATTCAATCTAATAATTTAAAAAGTGCGATAAAGTCTCTTTATGACGATAAACAATTTTTGGCTAATCAACGTCTTATGGACTTGTATTACCAAAATGATTCTGTAATGAAGGTACCTAGTTTCGGTCAAATTGCTGATCTTGAGAACTTAAATGCTAAAAGTTTAGTTTCAACGTATCATTCAATGATTAATGAAGATAAAATTGATATTTTTGTGTTAGGTGACATTGATCCGATGCGTGCTCAGCAAGTTATTGCTAAGTTGCCTTTTGAAGATCGCGATATTGTTAACAAGTCACCTTTATATCATCAAGCATTGTATGATCAAGTTCAGAGAAAAACAGAATATCAACAAGTAAATCAGGCAAAGTTAAATTTGGCATATTCTTTGCCTGTCTATTATCATGACGCCGATTACTATGCTGGCTTGGTTTTTAATGGACTTTTTGGTGGCACGCCATATTCAAAGCTTTTTACGAATGTCCGTGAAAAAGCTAGTTTAGCTTATTATGCTTCTAGCCGGCTTCTTCCATTCAATGGGATTGTAAGTGTTCAAACGGGAATTCAAGCGAGTGATCAAGAAAAAGTTCAAAATATGATTCAGGAACAATTAATCGCTTTACAAAATGGTGATTTTACTACTGAGACGCTAAGTGAAGTTCAAGATAGTTTGATTAACCAATACCGGGCAGGGCATGATTTGGCAAGTAATGTTTTGGAACAACAATTAGTTACCAAATTAGTTAATGAATCGGATAAGAACTTTATTACCGAAATAAAAAAAGTAACCGTAGCTGACGTTATGCGTGTTGCTAAACAGATGAAGCTTCAGGCAGTTTATTTATTAAGTGGTGAGAAATAA